In Salvelinus sp. IW2-2015 linkage group LG3, ASM291031v2, whole genome shotgun sequence, the DNA window AAGGTGACATCACTCTTTCTATCCACAGTGGCAGGGTGGTGTTCAGAGCTAGGCACGAAACTACCTGAGCTTGTTCAATaagaatgtttatttttgtttcataataTGTTCCCCGTTTGTGCCCATCGAACATGACCCAGGATTCCTTACTACTACACAACATATAACCTCTGAGCTCCAGAATTCTGCATATTTTCTTATTGTctattcttcctccctctctctctctcgctcgctgtaGACATTCCAGTCTCTTTGTGTGGCTCCTGGATCTGAGCTCTTACCCTATATCACTGCCAACCAACACTTCTCCTTTGAGGAAGTGAAGAGCTCCATCTCTGGAATGATGGAGCGACTGGAGGATGTAATGAAGGAGGAAATGGTCCAGATACCTGGAAAAGGTAAGTGTTACAGATATAGTGAAGATAACCAAATATTTTTACTTTCTGTTAAATGCGTTGATTATAAATGAATACATCCATTTGTCTGCATATATACAATATAGTAACGGCTGTCTCCGAAGTCTATGTCCTCAGCCCAAGACCAGAATGtgagtaatacacacacacacacacacaatgagtgaATATTTCATCTTGGTTTAATTTCGTATATATTTGTATTGAATGCTTCTTAATTAAACATGGATTACTCAATGTATCTCCCTACTCTATATAGTAATGGGTGCTGCTGAAGTACATTTTCATCATGAGCCCAAGACCAGAGTGGAGTTCTTGGAGAGTAAGTAataccgtcacacacacacacacacacacacacacagaccttatCACGAATGCATATTTCACCTTCATTAAATTTTTTCACTTTCTTAGACTACTGCCATCTCACGTTGGATCCCAACTCGGCATATCAACACCTGCGTCTGTCTGAGTGCAATAGAGAAGTGTCATGGAGTGACAAGGCTCTGTCTTATTCTGACCATCCAGACAGATTCACAGACCACTACCAGGTGTTGTGTAAAGAGGATCTGTCTGGAACCCACTACTGTGAGGTGGATAGGAGGGGGGAATGTGAGGTAGCCATCACATACAGAAGCATCAGCAGGAAAGGCGGATTGGAATGTTGCTTTGGTTCCAATGATCAGTCCTGGAGTTTGGTGTGTCGCAACTCGAGTTGTTCCTATTGGCACAATAAGAATAGGACTGATATCCCTGTCCCCTGCTCCaccagagtaggagtgtatctggacaGCAGGGCAGGGACTCTGGCCTTCTACAGCGTCTCGGATACAATGACCCTCCTCCACAGAGTCCAGACCACATTCACTGATGACCTCTGTGCTGGGTTTTGGGTTGGTCCTGGTTGTGGATCATCTGTGGCTCTGTGTTGACTGAACGTCATAGAATCAagtgtatttcaaatcaaattgtatttctcaaatgcgccgaatacaacaggtgtaggctttactgtgcttacttacgagccctttcccaacaataccTAGTTAAAAAGTAGGAAAAAAATTAAGGAAACAGTAAGACAATAAAATGATGAggttatatacaaggagtacctgtagcctagtagttagtgttggactagtaaccgaaaggttgcaagatcgaatccccgagctgacaaggtacaaatctgtcattctgcccctgaacaaggcagttaacccactgttcctaggccgtcattgaaaataagaatttgttcttaactgacttgcctagttaaataaaggtaaaataaagaaaaaaactgcctcaatatgcaggggtacgaggtaatatgtatatgtagggaagggtaaaagtgactaggcaatcaggatagataataaacagagtagcagcagtgtatgcgaagagtgtgaaagtgtgtctgtgtgagtgtgtggcatcaatatgcgtgtgtgtgttggagtgtcagtgtagtatgtgtgagtgtgtgggtagagtccagtgagagCCAGTGTGCTATGCACAAGGGGGTCAatgaaaatagtccgggtagccatttgattaattgttcagcagtcttatggcttcggggtagaagctgttcaggtgccctttggtcccagacttggcactcctgtacctcttgttgtgtggtagcagagagaacagtctatgacatgggtggctggagtctttgaaaatgtttagggcattcctctgacaccgcctggtatagagatcctggatggcagggagctcggccccagtgacaAATAGGAAGGAAATATAAGACCAATCACTTGGGAAAGTTGGAGGAAGTTGATTTGCTTAAGATCGTGACCTGGATGAAGGGAGTTGACCCTTCATTTAGGAGTCCCGCTGCGAAGCCGCTCTTTATCTACAATGTTTGATTCCAGCTTTACTAACGGGGAGAGGTGGGGCCATTGTTTTAAAgattacaataaataaaataaatcatttttgTTTGTAGTATCATTTCTAACTTGataaaataaagaacaaaactAAGTTCCTGAGAGGGGGGTTAGAGTTAGTATTGGGGAGTTGTTGTTTTGTTACGTGAGAAAAACCAGGAGATGGAATTTGGATGATTGATGTGGTGGGGAACAGCTCTAGATCCACTTACACTGTTGTAGTGCTTCCCCTCGACCCTGTTCCATCCCCTGTGTTTTTGTCTTGGTTTGgttcaatcaattaatcaaatgtatttataaagccctttttacatcagcagatgtcacaaagtgctatacagaaacccagcctaaaaccccaaacagcaagcaatgcagatgtagaagcaccttGACCTTGTCAGTTGACTCTCTTTTTAAATTACATGGAATGCTTTTCGATAAAGAACAGGTTTTAGTAAGACCTTTTACTGAGAATAATACATTTGAATTTCTTACACCTCTTTGACCTGGAGGAAAATAAAATACATCCCAACTTGCAACCtgcctatttaaaaaaagaaatatatatatatatattttttcatttatcCAATTGAGTAATGTTGACATTTGTGACCATTTAACCATGTACAATGTATTTAAACAGGCAACCAACAGGCAACCAATAGATGCCAAAGCTGACAGTACAGCGGATCTTCTGTAAAATAGATCTAATGAAACTGTAGGAGGACAGATGAAGATTAGAGTGGGGCTCTGTTTCTGCTGCTTGCCCAAGGTGGTTTCAGTCTCATGTCTGTAGTCCTTGGAGAGTCATGTGCCTGTGCAGCAGTAGCTACCTCTTGACTTTCATGCATCTAAGCAGTGATAACCCTGTTGTGGTGTGGAGTGTAGCTGCAGTGCGGTACTGCTGGAGGGGGGAGGCGCAGGGGGGCTGAGGGCCAAGGAACATCATTCCTCCTACACAGggctgacacacaacacacacagaaaccataTGTTTACTGTACTCTGGGTAATGGTCATCCCACTCGGCACACACTGGTTAAATAAAcattgtttccacttcatttcagttaaataaacattgaatttatatctgtgcccagtgggatgttacTAACACTGACTTTGAATTGTCCCCTACTGAATCATATAGTTTCTCTATCCACAAAATTACCGGTTACATTGTTCAGTGTCAGCAGCAAAAAAAATAGCATGTGTAATATTTACATACCCCTGCTGATTGAACAGGCCCTCCCCCCACTCCAGTCCGCTGGGAACGTAGGGTGGCAGGTCTTCTGGCCTGGACTCCGGCTGCATGTGATGGTACACACATAGTTTGACTTTGAGAACCATACTATGATACACTTATCTCTCAAGTTCAATATGTCACGCGTTCTAAATTCAATTAAGGAATCAGAAAAAAAAGGAATTAAATTCAATGACGGAGTAAGAGTTCTGACTTTAACTATGGAGGTCTGTACCGGTGTGTGGCCTTGCAGGGTTGCTCTGCGGCTGGGCCCGGAAGTCTAGCAGAGGGGAAGCCGGAAGGATGAAGGGTTCTGGGACTACGGACTGTGGCACACCCTAAACACATGCTTCTTCCTGTAGGAAAATTAAACCACTAGCATTAAATAAATAGTATCACTTTATGTGATGCTTCAATCAATTCTTATTCTAATGGTACCTCAACAGAGCATGACTTGAATGTTTCATTTGAATacacaaatgaccttttaatcAGAAGAAAGGGTGTGTTGTCAGGGCAGTTGATCTCTGTAGCAGGGATGCTTTCCTCTTCACAGGACAAAGTGtcctctctgcagctctccacgtTTTCATGATGCTCAGCCCAGGCCTGGTGTGGCTTTATCCCAGTACAGCGTGCAGGTGTGTACCATGCTATGGCCTAGCCACCCACCAGAGTATGCAGATCATCATATGTTATGTATACAGCACATTCAATGCTAACATACAAGTACTAACATATAGAGAGACTTGCAGgacatttattgtttttttgtaaaCAAAAGATGACACACTATGACAACCTATACCAATGTTCACCGAAGGATTAATGTCTGTGTTTTCATCACAGGCCTGCCGTAACAGAGCTAGCTGGCTGGAGGAGTGTTCTGCGAGGGAAGCGGAACTCTGCGATGGGACGTCCTGCTGGAGACGGAACCCCCCGATGTCCTGCTCTCTCTGGGAGGAGTTCCCCAGCCTCACTAACAGACCCTGCAGCTGGACATCTGTGATCCGCACACTGCCTGAGGCACTATGGCACAGCGCCGCAGTCAACATCACTATCGTTTCCATCATCATctccatcatcatcctcatcctctccatcaccatcaccatcttaatcatcatcatcacagtaGGCCAGCACCACAGTCACTTTGGCATGACTTGACACTTTCCTACTCCCAAACTGATTGTGTTTAAGGGTCATACCTGGAGTATTCATGCCTGTGTTGCCTGGCTGTCTTTCACACACACTCGGTTTAGGTATTGAAAGCAGAAGAACAATGTATAGAAACTaaacctatagtttgttataATATGACAGTACTTGACTTGTTGCCTGAATGTTTTAGTCTACTTCTCTAAACCtatattaaaatgtaaaaatacataCTGCTATCTGCTCCCTGATGCAGTTTTCTGGAGTAGATGTCTGCAGCTGTAAAAGTTCTCTTCGCATGGGCCTGTCTTTGGGGATGGACCAGGTGGAAAACTTGAAACTTTGTTGTCACGCCcagaccttagagagacgttttatttctctatttggttaggtcagggtgtgaatagggtgggcattctatgtttcctatttctttgtttttggccgagtgtggttcccaatcagaggcagctgtctttgtctctgattgggatcatacttaggtagcctatttcccacctgtgttttgtgggtagttattttctgtttagtctctgttacctgacagaactgttcgcttttgttttgttactttgtttgagtgttttttgataataaataaaatcatgaacacttaccacgctgcgctttggtccactcctttctgACGACAGGCGTTACatttgtacacacatacacatacaaatacacattcATCTTTATATGTTATGTGGCCAGTCCTTCCTACCTGGGGACCAATGCTGAAGTCCCATGGGTATCCCAGGACACCTTCCACATTGCCTGTGTGGAAGAGATTATATTCCATCTATATACTGAAATAGGTCTgctacagtaaaaaaataaatccttGATAAGACAAACACTTCTCTCAAATACTGTATGTCAACTTGATTTAATGTGTGTCAGTAAGGCCTAGTTCAGAAWGGAAACACCATGTGTCCGTTTAACCATTTAATTATATATTAGAAAAAAGTACAATGCATTGTCTTGGCATTgggctctgctccttcagggtagctCACTGCCAGAGTGAAGCGTCATATAAAGATGATCAAATAACTACAGGTAGTGAGCACGATATGCTATACCAAATCCCCTGAATGAAGAAACACAGAACCCTGGGATATCAGAAAACAGCAAGCATAGCGAGTAACAGCTAGTTATAGCAACAAGAGACACCAGCACATGCACGCGTGACATCCGGCATCGAGGTAGCATGTGTAGAACTGGTCAGTTTACATGGACGGCATATAAGTAGAGTGCGAATCCAATTGATGCAATATTCTCTAtgtaacagctggtgcgcaatgtgtaatactaaagaagtctcgaggtattgttcgcctgaggtagagtaccttaggataagctgtagaccacactatctaccaagagttctcatctatattattcgtagccYtctatttaccaccacagtccgatgctggcactaagaccgcactcaaccaactctataaggccataagcaaacaataaaatgctcatccagaagcagcgctcctagtggccggggactttaatgcaggcaaacttaaatcagtttttccAAATTTTMaccagcatgtcacatgtgcaaccagagggaaaaaactctagaccacctttactccacacacagagatgcatacaaagctctaccacgccctccatttggcaaatctgaccataattctatcctcctgtttACAAGAAAAAAKtaaagcaggaagtaccagtggctcgctcaatatggaagtggttggatgatgcggatgctacgctacaggactgttttgctagcacagactggaatatgttttgggattcatccaatggcattgaggagtataccacctcagtcatcggcttcatcaataagtgcatcgacaacgtcgtccccacagtgaccgtacgtaccccaaccagaagccatggattacaggcaacatccgcatcaagctaaaggctagagctgccgctttcaaggagtgggacactaatccggacgcttataagaaatcccgctatgccctcagacgaaccatcaaacaagcaaagcatcaatacaggattaagattggattggattaccaggacgtgcactcaAAGCAtgtgtggaccaactggcaagtgtcttcactgacattttcaacctctccctgactgagtctgtaatacctacatgtttcaagcagaccaccatagtccctgcgcccaaagaagcgaaggtaacctgcctaaatgattaccgccccgtagcactcacgtcggtagccatgaagtgcttgaaaggctggtcatggctcacatcaacagcatcctcccggataccctagaccaggtattcccaaactggggtacacgtACCCCCAGAGGTACGCACAATGCCatcaggggtacgccaaataaaattgtgattcacataaaaacatatatttaaaaaaaaaaatgtattcttaacattttcaaacagtccatttatattttacaARGGGTCTATActtttgggtgaggtttttttctcYcctgagtagccttgtttcactgccaaaaataaaattaaaccatctagtgttcagcgaaataacaacacaatgtcaaatacaggtaggcaAGTCAAATAagtaacatccaatcacattaaccgttactctctcgcggaaattccactaacggtatgtagccaaacgtagctgctgctcattctgtttgctcgaaaattgataaatggttaaaaaaaatgtatgcccgCATccatagtgtcacgttcctgacctgttttctgt includes these proteins:
- the LOC111981839 gene encoding tripartite motif-containing protein 16-like protein isoform X1 — encoded protein: MDSINCSICLDLLKDPVTIPCGHSYCKGCIKGYWSLDDQKGIHSCPQCRQTFTPRPALNRNILLAELVEKLKTDFKTVPSASCFFGPDDVKYDRDDSAAAAERKEKQGQLREKRQQVGLTICVREKEMQDIRQALMSLSLSAQAAVEHCELVFAELIRSIERRRWEVKELISAHQRASVSQTEGLLVRMEQEIAELKRRDKELEQLAQTEDNINFLKTFQSLCVAPGSELLPYITANQHFSFEEVKSSISGMMERLEDVMKEEMVQIPGKVTAVSEVYVLSPRPELMGAAEVHFHHEPKTRVEFLENYCHLTLDPNSAYQHLRLSECNREVSWSDKALSYSDHPDRFTDHYQVLCKEDLSGTHYCEVDRRGECEVAITYRSISRKGGLECCFGSNDQSWSLVCRNSSCSYWHNKNRTDIPVPCSTRVGVYLDSRAGTLAFYSVSDTMTLLHRVQTTFTDDLCAGFWVGPGCGSSVALC
- the LOC111981839 gene encoding tripartite motif-containing protein 16-like protein isoform X2; translation: MDSINCSICLDLLKDPVTIPCGHSYCKGCIKGYWSLDDQKGIHSCPQCRQTFTPRPALNRNILLAELVEKLKTDFKTVPSASCFFGPDDVKYDRDDSAAAAERKEKQGQLREKRQQVGLTICVREKEMQDIRQALMSLSLSAQAAVEHCELVFAELIRSIERRRWEVKELISAHQRASVSQTEGLLVRMEQEIAELKRRDKELEQLAQTEDNINFLKTFQSLCVAPGSELLPYITANQHFSFEEVKSSISGMMERLEDVMKEEMVQIPGKVYVLSPRPELMGAAEVHFHHEPKTRVEFLENYCHLTLDPNSAYQHLRLSECNREVSWSDKALSYSDHPDRFTDHYQVLCKEDLSGTHYCEVDRRGECEVAITYRSISRKGGLECCFGSNDQSWSLVCRNSSCSYWHNKNRTDIPVPCSTRVGVYLDSRAGTLAFYSVSDTMTLLHRVQTTFTDDLCAGFWVGPGCGSSVALC